Proteins encoded by one window of Kineosporia sp. NBRC 101731:
- the meaB gene encoding methylmalonyl Co-A mutase-associated GTPase MeaB: protein MRPPFDPEEAARHVRAGSRAWIARAITLVESTRPDHRRLAQHLLSLLAQDAPPTIRVGVTGVPGAGKSTLIDALGGRLLDAGHAVAVLAVDPSSSRHGGSILGDKTRMPRLATDPKAFVRPSPSAGTLGGVARSTREAMVVLEAAGYDVIIVETVGVGQSETTVAQMVDTFLLLTLARSGDQLQGIKKGVLELADVIAVNKADGPHQAEAWRAARELSGALHLLGTGDETPVLTCSAQEGTGLDEVWAQVLKHRSELGEELQARRRQQLIGWTWSMVRDTLIDQLRESPAVRELTPVVEGQVLAGELTPSAAAEQILRALKSQN, encoded by the coding sequence ATGAGGCCACCTTTCGATCCGGAGGAGGCGGCGCGGCACGTCCGCGCCGGGTCGCGGGCCTGGATCGCCCGCGCGATCACCCTGGTCGAGTCCACCCGGCCCGACCACCGGCGTCTGGCCCAGCACCTCCTGTCGTTGCTGGCACAGGACGCACCTCCCACCATCCGGGTGGGCGTCACGGGGGTGCCGGGGGCGGGTAAGTCGACGTTGATCGATGCTCTCGGAGGCCGGCTCCTCGATGCCGGGCACGCGGTCGCGGTGCTCGCGGTCGATCCGTCGTCGTCGCGTCACGGTGGCAGCATCCTCGGTGACAAGACCCGGATGCCCCGGCTGGCAACCGATCCGAAGGCTTTCGTGCGTCCCTCGCCGAGCGCGGGCACCCTGGGTGGGGTGGCCCGGTCGACCCGTGAGGCGATGGTCGTGCTGGAGGCGGCCGGGTACGACGTGATCATCGTCGAGACGGTCGGCGTGGGGCAGTCCGAGACCACCGTGGCCCAGATGGTCGACACGTTCCTGCTGCTCACCCTGGCCCGTTCCGGGGATCAGTTGCAGGGCATCAAGAAGGGCGTGCTCGAGCTGGCCGACGTGATCGCGGTGAACAAGGCCGACGGTCCGCACCAGGCCGAGGCGTGGCGGGCCGCCCGGGAACTCAGCGGGGCGCTGCATCTTCTCGGAACCGGCGACGAGACCCCGGTTCTCACTTGCTCGGCCCAGGAGGGCACCGGGCTGGACGAGGTGTGGGCCCAGGTGCTCAAACACCGGTCGGAGCTGGGCGAGGAGCTGCAGGCCCGGCGTCGGCAGCAGCTCATCGGCTGGACCTGGTCGATGGTGCGCGACACCCTGATCGACCAGTTGCGCGAGTCGCCCGCCGTGCGCGAGCTCACCCCCGTCGTCGAGGGGCAGGTGCTGGCCGGTGAGCTCACCCCCTCGGCCGCTGCCGAGCAGATCCTGCGGGCTCTCAAGAGCCAGAATTGA
- a CDS encoding methylmalonyl-CoA mutase subunit beta, with the protein MDDLSLAALFDPAERAAWLKLVASALVKAGRMTPDQDPAEAERLLTSFTYDGIGVRPLYTQDDAIGDDVVGVPGRAPFTRGTRISPADGWDVRQLHLDPDPAVTHEAVMADLENGVTSLWLAGMPPGSLKQVLDGVLLDLAPVVLDAGTGTLEAADEFLALLGDVQPAGGNLGADPIGLRARLGNSYEPDLAELAALARRSPVPVATVDATVYHDAGASDAQELGASLATGVAYLRALTDAGLDLAQAFDQLEFRYAANADQFLVIAKLRAARRLWSRVAEVCGAVEATGQRQHAVTSSAMMTRRDPWVNLLRTTLAAFGAGVGGAGAVTVQPFDAAIGLPDAFSRRIARNTSSLLVMESHLARVTDPAGGSWYVEQLTAELAQSAWDEFTALEREGGMLAALGKGRFAAEIGEVWQRRAQNLALRKDPLTGVSEFPHLGEPEVVRKPLPKRPGGGLPVHRYAQEYEALRDAAGDAKVFIATIGPVAVHTARASFAANLFQAGGLQTPTGEGAQGFRESGATVACLASSDKFYAEHAERVVKELKEAGAQYVLLAGKPADHVGADAYVFAGVDALAVLRDVHRRIGIGS; encoded by the coding sequence ATGGACGATCTGTCGCTCGCCGCGCTGTTCGATCCGGCCGAGCGCGCCGCCTGGCTGAAGCTGGTGGCCTCGGCCCTGGTCAAGGCCGGCCGGATGACGCCCGATCAAGACCCGGCCGAGGCAGAACGTCTGCTCACCAGCTTCACCTATGACGGCATCGGGGTGCGCCCCCTCTACACGCAGGACGACGCGATCGGTGACGACGTGGTCGGGGTGCCGGGCCGCGCGCCCTTCACCCGGGGCACCCGGATCTCCCCGGCGGACGGCTGGGACGTGCGCCAACTTCACCTCGACCCCGACCCGGCGGTCACCCACGAGGCGGTGATGGCCGATCTGGAGAACGGCGTCACCTCGCTCTGGCTGGCCGGAATGCCGCCGGGCAGTCTGAAGCAGGTGCTCGACGGGGTCCTGCTCGACCTGGCACCGGTGGTGCTCGACGCGGGTACCGGCACGCTTGAGGCTGCGGACGAGTTCCTGGCGCTTCTCGGAGACGTCCAGCCGGCCGGCGGAAATCTCGGTGCCGACCCGATCGGCCTGCGGGCGCGGCTCGGGAACTCCTACGAGCCCGATCTGGCCGAACTCGCCGCTCTGGCCCGGCGCTCACCGGTGCCGGTCGCCACGGTGGACGCCACGGTCTATCACGACGCGGGGGCGAGCGACGCCCAGGAACTGGGCGCCTCCCTGGCCACCGGGGTGGCCTACCTGCGGGCCCTGACCGATGCCGGGCTGGATCTCGCGCAGGCCTTCGACCAGCTCGAGTTCCGCTACGCGGCGAACGCCGACCAGTTCCTGGTGATCGCCAAACTTCGCGCTGCACGCCGACTCTGGTCACGCGTTGCCGAGGTCTGCGGAGCCGTGGAAGCAACCGGCCAACGTCAGCACGCCGTCACCTCGTCGGCCATGATGACCCGCCGCGACCCCTGGGTGAACCTGCTGCGCACCACCCTGGCCGCGTTCGGCGCCGGGGTCGGCGGGGCCGGAGCGGTGACCGTGCAGCCGTTCGACGCCGCGATCGGTCTGCCCGACGCGTTCTCCCGGCGCATCGCCCGCAACACCTCCTCGCTGCTGGTCATGGAGTCGCACCTGGCCCGGGTCACCGACCCGGCCGGGGGCTCCTGGTACGTCGAGCAGCTCACCGCCGAGCTGGCGCAGTCGGCGTGGGACGAGTTCACGGCCCTGGAACGGGAGGGCGGGATGCTCGCAGCGCTCGGGAAGGGCCGGTTCGCGGCGGAGATCGGCGAGGTCTGGCAGCGGCGGGCGCAGAACCTGGCCCTGCGGAAAGACCCGCTGACCGGGGTGAGCGAGTTCCCCCACCTCGGCGAGCCCGAGGTCGTCCGTAAACCCTTGCCGAAGAGGCCCGGCGGTGGGCTGCCCGTACACCGCTACGCGCAGGAGTACGAGGCGCTGCGCGACGCGGCGGGCGACGCCAAGGTCTTCATCGCCACCATCGGCCCGGTGGCCGTGCACACCGCCCGGGCCTCCTTCGCCGCCAACCTCTTCCAGGCCGGTGGCCTCCAGACTCCTACGGGGGAGGGAGCCCAGGGTTTTCGGGAGAGCGGTGCCACCGTCGCCTGCCTGGCCTCCAGTGACAAGTTCTACGCCGAGCACGCCGAAAGAGTCGTGAAGGAACTGAAAGAAGCCGGGGCGCAATACGTCCTGCTCGCCGGGAAACCGGCGGACCACGTGGGTGCCGACGCGTACGTGTTCGCCGGGGTGGATGCCCTGGCCGTGCTGCGCGACGTGCACCGGCGCATCGGGATCGGGAGCTGA
- a CDS encoding UBP-type zinc finger domain-containing protein: MADVCTHLDTIHDVTPSAAGCEDCLKSGGTWVHLRLCRECGHMGCCDSSPSKHATAHFHSTEHPIVQSAEPGEDWLWCFRDEVAFELG, translated from the coding sequence ATGGCTGACGTATGCACTCATCTCGACACGATCCACGACGTCACCCCCAGTGCCGCCGGCTGTGAGGACTGCCTGAAGTCCGGCGGCACCTGGGTCCACCTGCGCCTGTGCCGCGAGTGCGGCCACATGGGTTGCTGTGACTCCTCACCCTCGAAGCACGCGACCGCGCACTTCCACTCCACCGAGCACCCGATCGTGCAGTCCGCCGAGCCCGGTGAGGACTGGCTCTGGTGCTTCCGTGACGAAGTGGCCTTCGAGCTGGGATGA
- a CDS encoding helix-turn-helix transcriptional regulator: protein MSRTPAGVPRAMRRLGTDLATWRRIRRLTVEELSQRSGVGIATITRLEGGQGAPLEHVMRVAAALGVGEVLATALTPRNVLARSTPVTSRNPPAPKVPPKA from the coding sequence ATGAGCCGAACCCCCGCCGGGGTACCCCGGGCGATGCGCAGGCTGGGTACCGACCTGGCCACGTGGCGGCGGATCCGGCGGCTGACGGTCGAGGAGTTGTCGCAGCGTTCGGGGGTCGGGATCGCGACGATCACCCGCCTCGAGGGGGGTCAGGGGGCACCGCTGGAACACGTGATGCGCGTGGCGGCGGCGCTCGGGGTCGGGGAGGTGCTGGCCACAGCTCTCACACCGCGCAACGTTCTGGCGCGCAGCACTCCGGTGACGTCCCGGAATCCTCCGGCCCCTAAGGTGCCCCCTAAAGCCTGA
- a CDS encoding response regulator transcription factor, with protein MRVLIVDDERPLAETIRRGLTDEGFVVEMAHNGQDALWAATEKRFDAIVLDIMLPRGNGYQVLTELRRREIWTPVLMLTAKDGDYDQTDAFDLGADDYLTKPFSFIVLVARLRALIRRGAPERPVVLACGDLTLDPVRRRVERAGQEISLTPREYGLLEFLMRHKGDVVTKSEILEGVWDPAFEGDPNVVEVYVRYLRRKIDAPFERRAIETVRGMGYRLSTTGG; from the coding sequence GTGCGGGTACTGATCGTCGATGACGAACGTCCACTGGCTGAGACGATCCGGCGTGGGCTCACTGATGAGGGTTTCGTGGTCGAGATGGCCCACAACGGGCAGGACGCTCTCTGGGCTGCGACCGAAAAGCGTTTTGACGCCATCGTTCTGGACATCATGCTGCCGCGGGGCAACGGTTATCAGGTGCTCACCGAGCTGCGGCGCCGCGAGATCTGGACGCCGGTGCTGATGCTCACCGCGAAAGACGGCGATTACGACCAGACCGACGCATTCGACCTCGGGGCCGACGACTACCTGACCAAACCCTTCAGTTTCATCGTGCTCGTGGCCCGTTTGCGCGCGCTGATCCGGCGCGGCGCCCCGGAACGCCCGGTGGTGCTGGCCTGTGGCGACCTGACGCTCGACCCGGTCCGACGGCGTGTCGAGCGGGCGGGCCAGGAGATCAGCCTGACGCCGCGCGAGTACGGCCTGCTCGAGTTCCTGATGCGGCACAAGGGCGACGTCGTCACGAAGAGCGAGATCCTGGAGGGAGTCTGGGACCCGGCCTTCGAGGGTGACCCGAACGTGGTCGAGGTCTACGTGCGGTATCTGCGCCGGAAGATCGACGCCCCGTTCGAGCGCCGCGCCATCGAGACGGTCCGCGGCATGGGCTATCGCCTTTCGACCACCGGTGGCTGA
- a CDS encoding ATP-binding protein → MSTEHGWRFDAAAAPHRLLPSVRARSTVSAVLVVGLGLTLAGGLIFYVLQRSLIGGLNRAADARVSEVAGQLELIGEGDLDTQLKKEQNQRDGQWVQVLRGDAVVSASTWDSDQGPITGLRPQVGQTIREEAGLLKILDTTRPFLVVTRGVDYDGNTDTIIVATFYSGQRDTVLKMLLVLGVSFPLLLAALGALVWVMLGRALRPVEEIRARVARVDERDLDDRVPVPPTRDEIARLAVTMNEMLDRLQAAQKAQRQFVSDASHELRSPLATLSATLEVVDSDVSGRAWAELRPVLQNETERMGVLVQNLLLLARADDQGLKIVSVEVDLDDLVMEEARRLRSSSSLEVPLSVVPVRILGDPYKLGQVLRNLVDNATRYAQSTVALTVTTAGTTALIMVDDDGPGIAPGDRDRVFERFVRLDESRDRASGGAGLGLPIVREVVRGHHGDIAVGVSPYGGARFQVQLPITIDQAAGLLPGETGEIPVLGS, encoded by the coding sequence ATGAGCACCGAGCACGGCTGGCGGTTCGACGCCGCGGCGGCCCCGCACCGGCTCCTGCCCTCGGTCCGGGCCCGGTCCACGGTCTCGGCCGTGCTGGTGGTCGGGCTGGGCCTGACGCTGGCGGGTGGGCTGATCTTCTACGTGCTGCAGCGCAGTCTGATCGGCGGGCTGAACCGGGCGGCGGACGCGCGGGTCAGCGAGGTCGCCGGGCAGCTGGAGCTGATCGGCGAGGGAGACCTGGACACCCAGCTGAAGAAGGAGCAGAACCAGCGCGACGGCCAGTGGGTACAGGTGCTCCGGGGGGATGCGGTGGTGTCGGCCTCCACCTGGGACTCCGACCAGGGGCCGATCACCGGTCTGCGGCCGCAGGTCGGGCAGACGATCCGGGAGGAGGCCGGGCTGCTCAAGATTCTCGACACCACCCGGCCGTTCCTCGTGGTCACGCGCGGGGTGGACTACGACGGCAACACCGACACGATCATCGTGGCCACGTTCTACTCCGGTCAGCGCGACACCGTGCTCAAGATGCTGCTGGTCCTCGGGGTCTCGTTCCCGTTGCTGCTGGCCGCTCTCGGGGCGCTGGTCTGGGTGATGCTCGGGCGGGCGCTGCGGCCGGTGGAGGAGATCCGCGCGCGGGTGGCGCGGGTCGACGAGCGGGACCTGGACGACCGGGTGCCCGTGCCGCCGACGCGCGACGAGATCGCCCGGCTGGCGGTCACGATGAACGAGATGCTCGACCGTCTCCAGGCGGCGCAGAAGGCCCAGCGGCAGTTCGTCTCCGACGCCAGTCACGAGCTGCGCAGCCCTCTGGCCACCCTCTCGGCCACGCTCGAGGTGGTCGATTCCGACGTCAGTGGCCGGGCCTGGGCCGAACTGCGGCCGGTGCTGCAGAACGAGACCGAGCGGATGGGCGTGCTGGTGCAGAACCTGCTACTGCTGGCCCGGGCCGACGACCAGGGCCTGAAGATCGTGTCGGTCGAGGTGGACCTGGACGACCTGGTGATGGAGGAGGCCCGGCGTCTGCGGTCCTCGTCCTCGTTGGAGGTGCCGCTCTCGGTGGTGCCGGTGCGCATCCTCGGCGACCCGTACAAGCTCGGCCAGGTGCTGCGGAACCTCGTCGACAACGCCACCCGGTACGCGCAGTCCACGGTCGCGCTGACCGTCACGACGGCCGGGACGACGGCGCTGATCATGGTGGACGACGACGGCCCGGGGATCGCTCCGGGCGACCGGGACCGGGTGTTCGAGCGTTTCGTGCGGCTGGACGAGAGCCGCGACCGGGCCAGTGGGGGAGCGGGTCTGGGACTGCCGATCGTGCGCGAGGTGGTGCGCGGCCATCACGGTGACATCGCGGTCGGCGTCTCGCCCTACGGCGGCGCCCGGTTCCAGGTGCAGCTGCCGATCACGATCGACCAGGCCGCCGGGCTGCTGCCCGGTGAGACCGGCGAGATCCCCGTACTGGGCTCCTGA
- the scpA gene encoding methylmalonyl-CoA mutase — protein sequence MIVPHFADVPLGEPRPDGPHEPGGPLWRTPEGIDVKNFYTQEDLKNLDFLSTYPGIAPYLRGPYPAMYVTQPWTVRQYAGFSTASESNAFYRRNLAAGQKGLSVAFDLPTHRGYDSDNPRVLGDVGMAGVAIDSILDMRQLFDGIPLDKMSVSMTMNGAVLPVLALYVVAAQEQGVAPAQLTGTIQNDILKEFMVRNTYIYPPAPSMQIISDIFSYTSANMPKFNSISISGYHIQEAGATADLELAYTLADGVEYLRAGTAAGLDIDAFAPRLSFFWAIGMNFFMEVAKLRAARLLWARLVRQFNPQSAKSLSLRTHSQTSGWSLTAQDVYNNVVRTCIEAMAATQGHTQSLHTNALDEALALPTEFSARIARNTQLLLQQESGTTRVADPWGGSAYVEKLTYDLARQAWQHIEEVEKAGGMARAIDEGIPKLRIEEAAARTQARIDSGRQPVIGVNTFRPAADEPIDVRAVDNAQVRAEQFEKLRRLREERDSGVTTAALDALTNAASQTSTSNLLDLAIQAARAKATVGEISDALEKVYGRHTGQIRTISGVYRDEAAGAGNVDAVRAATAQFELAEGRRPRILVAKMGQDGHDRGQKVIASAFADLGFDVDVGPLFQTPEEVARQAVEADVHIVGVSSLAAGHLTLVPALREQLEAMGRADILIVCGGVIPPGDYDRLYADGATAIFGPGTVIADAALDLLTTLAEN from the coding sequence ATGATCGTCCCCCATTTCGCGGACGTCCCCCTGGGAGAACCGCGACCGGACGGCCCTCACGAACCCGGCGGACCGCTCTGGCGGACCCCCGAGGGCATCGACGTGAAGAACTTCTACACGCAGGAAGATCTGAAAAACCTTGACTTCCTGAGCACCTACCCCGGGATCGCGCCCTACCTTCGAGGGCCGTACCCGGCGATGTACGTGACGCAGCCGTGGACGGTGCGGCAGTATGCCGGATTCTCCACCGCGTCCGAGTCGAACGCGTTCTACCGGCGCAATCTCGCGGCGGGCCAGAAGGGCCTGAGCGTGGCCTTCGACCTGCCCACCCACCGCGGCTACGACTCCGACAACCCGCGGGTGCTGGGGGATGTCGGGATGGCCGGGGTGGCGATCGATTCGATCCTGGACATGCGCCAGCTGTTCGACGGCATTCCGCTGGACAAGATGAGCGTGTCGATGACGATGAACGGCGCGGTACTGCCGGTGCTGGCGCTCTACGTGGTGGCGGCGCAGGAACAGGGCGTGGCCCCGGCGCAACTGACCGGCACCATCCAGAACGACATCCTCAAAGAGTTCATGGTGCGCAACACCTACATCTACCCGCCGGCCCCGTCGATGCAGATCATCAGCGACATCTTCAGCTACACCTCGGCGAACATGCCCAAGTTCAACTCCATCTCGATCTCCGGCTATCACATCCAGGAGGCCGGGGCGACGGCCGATCTGGAGCTGGCCTACACGCTGGCCGACGGGGTGGAGTACCTGCGGGCGGGCACCGCGGCGGGCCTGGACATCGATGCGTTCGCGCCCCGGCTGTCGTTCTTCTGGGCCATCGGCATGAACTTCTTCATGGAGGTGGCCAAACTCAGGGCAGCCCGGTTGCTCTGGGCGCGGCTCGTAAGGCAGTTCAACCCCCAGAGCGCCAAGTCGCTGAGCCTGCGCACCCATTCCCAGACCAGTGGCTGGTCGCTGACCGCCCAGGACGTGTACAACAACGTCGTCCGTACGTGCATCGAGGCGATGGCGGCCACCCAGGGGCACACCCAGTCGCTGCACACCAACGCGCTGGACGAGGCGCTGGCGCTGCCCACCGAGTTCTCCGCCCGGATCGCCCGCAACACCCAGCTGCTGTTGCAGCAGGAGTCGGGCACCACGCGGGTGGCCGACCCCTGGGGCGGCAGCGCCTACGTCGAGAAGCTCACCTACGACCTGGCCCGCCAGGCCTGGCAGCACATCGAGGAGGTCGAGAAGGCCGGGGGGATGGCCCGGGCGATCGACGAGGGCATCCCGAAGCTGCGGATCGAGGAGGCCGCGGCCCGTACCCAGGCCCGCATCGACTCCGGGCGTCAGCCGGTGATCGGGGTGAACACCTTCCGGCCGGCGGCCGACGAGCCGATCGACGTGCGGGCGGTGGACAACGCCCAGGTGCGGGCCGAACAGTTCGAGAAGCTGCGCCGGCTGCGGGAGGAGCGCGATTCCGGGGTGACCACGGCGGCTCTGGACGCCCTCACGAACGCGGCCTCGCAAACGTCCACAAGCAATCTTCTCGACCTGGCCATCCAGGCGGCCCGGGCGAAGGCCACGGTCGGTGAGATCTCCGACGCGCTGGAGAAGGTCTACGGGCGCCACACCGGCCAGATCCGTACGATCTCGGGGGTGTACCGGGACGAGGCGGCCGGGGCCGGCAACGTGGACGCGGTGCGCGCGGCGACCGCGCAGTTCGAGCTGGCCGAAGGCCGTCGCCCCCGGATCCTGGTGGCGAAAATGGGTCAGGACGGCCATGACCGGGGCCAGAAGGTGATTGCTTCGGCGTTCGCCGACCTGGGCTTCGACGTGGATGTCGGCCCGCTGTTCCAGACCCCGGAAGAAGTGGCGCGCCAGGCTGTTGAGGCCGACGTGCACATCGTCGGCGTCTCCTCGCTGGCGGCGGGACATCTGACTCTGGTGCCGGCGTTGCGCGAGCAGCTGGAGGCGATGGGCCGGGCCGACATCCTCATCGTCTGCGGCGGGGTGATCCCGCCGGGCGACTACGACCGGCTGTACGCCGACGGCGCCACGGCCATTTTCGGGCCGGGCACCGTGATCGCCGACGCGGCCCTCGACCTGCTCACGACCCTGGCCGAGAACTAA
- a CDS encoding homoserine dehydrogenase, whose protein sequence is MSRQNTSQGVTVEPLKVALLGSGSVGTQVARLLTAHAQELALRVGAPLELIGIAVRRLGVDRGAGIDPGLFTTDAPELVKRADLVIELIGGIEPARTLILDALASGASVVTGNKSLLAEHGPELYEAADAGGVELYYEAAVAGAIPLLRPIRESLAGDRVQRVLGIVNGTTNYVLDKMDTAGLDFADAVAQAQALGYAEADPTADVEGYDAAAKAAILASLAFHTRVSADDVHREGISGVTAADVASAKAIGAVVKLLAICERVVAADGSEGVSVRVHPAMVPASHPLASVREAFNAVFVEAEAAGELMFYGRGAGGLPTASAVLGDLVSAARNRVGGSRGPGESTYAQLPLRPMGEVVTRYHISLDVADRPGVLAHVAKVIADHGVSIETVRQQQFPEPEGAGEEKPDRASLVVVTHSATDAALEATVSALAGLDIVTAVVGVMRVEGED, encoded by the coding sequence ATGTCGAGACAAAACACGAGTCAGGGAGTCACGGTGGAGCCGCTGAAGGTTGCGCTGCTGGGTAGCGGGTCGGTGGGCACGCAGGTTGCCCGCCTCCTGACGGCGCATGCGCAGGAGCTGGCCCTGCGGGTCGGTGCGCCTCTCGAACTGATCGGGATCGCCGTGCGCCGGCTGGGGGTGGACCGGGGGGCGGGTATCGACCCGGGCCTGTTCACGACCGACGCGCCCGAGCTGGTCAAGCGCGCCGATCTGGTGATCGAGCTGATCGGCGGCATCGAGCCCGCCCGCACGCTGATCCTCGACGCCCTGGCCTCCGGCGCGTCCGTGGTCACGGGCAACAAGTCGCTGCTGGCCGAGCACGGCCCGGAGCTGTACGAGGCCGCCGACGCCGGTGGTGTGGAGCTGTACTACGAGGCCGCGGTGGCCGGGGCGATCCCGTTGCTGCGCCCGATCCGGGAGTCGCTGGCCGGTGACCGGGTGCAGCGTGTGCTCGGCATCGTCAACGGCACCACGAACTACGTGCTCGACAAGATGGACACCGCCGGTCTGGACTTCGCCGACGCGGTGGCCCAGGCCCAGGCGCTGGGTTACGCCGAGGCCGACCCGACCGCCGACGTCGAGGGGTACGACGCCGCCGCCAAGGCCGCGATCCTCGCCTCGCTGGCGTTCCACACCCGGGTCTCGGCCGACGACGTGCACCGCGAGGGCATCTCCGGTGTCACCGCCGCCGACGTCGCCTCGGCCAAGGCCATCGGGGCCGTGGTCAAGCTGCTGGCCATTTGCGAGCGCGTGGTCGCCGCCGACGGCAGCGAGGGTGTGTCGGTGCGCGTGCATCCGGCGATGGTCCCGGCCTCGCACCCGCTGGCCAGTGTGCGGGAGGCGTTCAACGCCGTGTTCGTCGAGGCCGAGGCCGCGGGCGAGCTGATGTTCTACGGCCGGGGCGCCGGTGGTCTGCCCACCGCGAGCGCCGTGCTCGGCGACCTGGTCTCCGCCGCCCGTAACCGGGTGGGGGGCAGCCGGGGTCCGGGGGAGTCGACCTACGCCCAGCTGCCGTTGCGCCCGATGGGCGAGGTGGTGACCCGCTACCACATCAGTCTGGACGTGGCCGACCGTCCCGGTGTTCTCGCGCATGTCGCGAAAGTTATTGCCGATCACGGGGTCTCGATCGAGACCGTGCGGCAGCAGCAGTTCCCGGAGCCGGAGGGCGCCGGGGAGGAGAAGCCGGACCGGGCGTCGCTGGTGGTGGTCACCCACTCCGCGACCGACGCGGCACTGGAAGCAACGGTCTCGGCGCTGGCCGGGCTGGACATCGTGACAGCCGTGGTCGGCGTCATGCGGGTCGAGGGTGAGGACTGA